Proteins from a genomic interval of Cervus elaphus chromosome 13, mCerEla1.1, whole genome shotgun sequence:
- the LOC122707005 gene encoding cytochrome c oxidase subunit 7C, mitochondrial-like, translating into MVPTSTSEVPTGFCLSSSCYKISKASNSATLGQNIWKFTTWSHYEEGPWKHIPFSAENKWRLLTMMTLLFGSGFAAPFFTVRHQLLKK; encoded by the exons ATGGTGCCCACCAGCACATCTGAAGTCCCAACAGGTTTCTGCCTCTCCAGCAGCTGCTATAAGATCAGTAA AGCTTCCAACAGTGCTACGCTGGGacagaacatctggaagttcacgaccTGGAGCCACTATGAGGAGGGCCCATGGAAGCATATTCCATTTTCAGCGGAAAACAAGTGGAGGTTACTAACTATGATGACTTTGCTCTTTGGGTCTGGATTTGCTGCACCTTTCTTTACAGTAAGACACCAACTGCTTAAGAAGTAA